A part of Vigna radiata var. radiata cultivar VC1973A chromosome 11, Vradiata_ver6, whole genome shotgun sequence genomic DNA contains:
- the LOC111242777 gene encoding uncharacterized protein LOC111242777 produces the protein MNSKGREKSLDRARRGGKEEFLQDNKKGKKEVKKGRDAMKDSLQNIKKAKKFSEEGEYLANDKEKKEERYPHCSAKWRTTQEIKEMLQNIKIQIKDLARSEKSVMKGKKEGKMGRDVVKGSMLDIKTANKPSWKRENSTNGEKKRETNISEEGNVVTITLGSRMSEVVVLSVDGFAGIRGQDRRKGNICEEEGNDENCDGDIGVASVEKVAEFAAIIVDNVTNVGRENTLGEDQDGKVVTFASPSKVAKAVVFSKDRVVGCGMYVKTIKKGEELCSYGVKTLVSRSDPAVVWVSMGASTRAVTDPYPETTEVITPADLASSNSHKGFPGFLQNLY, from the coding sequence ATGAACTCAAAAGGAAGGGAGAAATCTCTTGACAGAGCAAGAAGGGGAGGGAAAGAGGAATTTCTGCAAGACaacaagaaaggaaagaaagaagtaAAGAAGGGTAGGGATGCTATGAAAGACAGTCTGCAAAACATCAAGAAAGCTAAGAAATTCTCTGAAGAAGGAGAGTATTTGGCtaatgataaagaaaagaaggaagaaagataCCCACATTGTAGTGCAAAATGGAGAACTAcccaagaaataaaagaaatgttgcAGAATATCAAGATTCAGATAAAGGACTTAGCAAGAAGTGAGAAATCTGtcatgaaaggaaagaaagagggaaaaatGGGGAGGGATGTTGTGAAAGGTAGTATGCTAGACATCAAGACAGCCAATAAACCCTcatggaaaagagaaaattcaacCAATggggagaagaaaagagaaacgaATATCAGTGAAGAGGGAAATGTTGTTACCATTACATTAGGGAGTAGAATGTCAGAAGTTgttgttttgagtgttgatggTTTTGCAGGAATTAGAGGGCAGGATAGGAGAAAAGGAAATATATGTGAAGAGGAAGGCAATGACGAAAACTGTGATGGAGACATTGGTGTGGCTTCTGTGGAGAAAGTTGCAGAATTCGCTGCTATAATAGTGGATAATGTGACAAATGTTGGTAGGGAAAATACATTAGGTGAAGACCAGGATGGGAAGGTTGTGACTTTTGCTTCTCCAAGTAAAGTTGCAAAAGCTGTTGTTTTTAGTAAAGATAGAGTGGTAGGTTGTGGTATGTATGTCAAAACAATAAAGAAGGGGGAAGAATTGTGTAGCTATGGGGTTAAAACACTGGTGTCAAGGAGTGACCCAGCTGTGGTTTGGGTGTCCATGGGTGCATCCACTAGGGCTGTTACAGATCCATATCCTGAAACTACTGAGGTTATAACACCTGCAGATCTAGCTTCTAGCAATAGCCACAAAGGATTTCCAGGTTTCTTGCAGAATCTTTATTAA